Genomic window (Aquimarina sp. BL5):
CCAAACCTGGAATACACGATTGGTTTCCAATAAATCCGTTCTATCCACTGTTTGATAACCCTTTCTTTTAGTCGAAGCAGTAAGGATGCGACTAGTACTTGTTCCTGTTTTAAGACTTACATCATCAAAATAACCATCATTCGACCTACCACTATTGCGCTGACTCAATAAAACTACTCTAATCTTACGTGTTCCAAAAGGAGCAAATCTCACATCATTTATTTGTTCCCAATTGCCGCTATTATTTCTCCAATTACTATCAAAAACTGCTAACACGTTATCGTTATTATCCCTATACTCTACTTTGCTTCTACTTCTATCTTGACCACTATACGATCTTACAAAACCATTAAACAAGAAGGATTGCTTACCTGCGTCTATATTGTCTGCATATTGTCCCACAGCTATCTCCTGATAAACTTCTCCTGTACTAGAATTACCAAACCAAAAGATATAGTTACCACGCTGAGCACTTGGATACCCATTTCGTCCACCCTGAATACTTTTTTGACTACCTGATACTTGAGTCCAGGAACTAAGATTACTTTGTTCTGCACTACCCTGTAGAAGTAGATTATCACCATAACTCACATCACCATCATTATTATCAGTTTCTGGCAAACTATATGTCACCATGGCTGCACGATGATCGCTAGTGTAACCACTAAATTGTACTTCTGCTTCATCAGCAACAGGGCCAAATCGTACCGCTTCTGTAGCCGTAATATCATTTCCTCGATGGTAAATGATATCGATTCGGTCATACACTTCGTTAGATGATTGATTTGGAGTCCAGGTATTACCAGGCCTTGAAACTTCATTTGGGTATACAGAACGCCAAGAATCTTTCATATTAATAGCAGTGGCTTGTTTACTGGTAGGCCAAGCTACCTTCATTGCATGTATTCCTGCATTAGCTGCCCGCTGGGTCCAATCTAAATGACTTGGTTCATTGAAATCACCAGTAAAAAAAACAGGTGATTCCGAAGGTACCCAGCTTTGGATCGTATTTATAATCCTGCTCATTTCAGAAGAACGTGTGTTATTAGCTGAACTAATCGCTTGTGATTCTGTTCTAATACTCCCATCTCGAATGTCATAAGGCTGATATGGATAAGACGTTAAATGTGCATTAAAAACATAAACCTCTAAGCCATTTGGTAGCGTAATCTGAACACCAGAAGCATTGGTAGACGTAATAGGATAACGAGAAACGACAGCTTCACTACTACTGATATTATGATAATAAAATCCTAAAGAGTTCGCTATACTTCGTGCAGCTCCATACGATTCCTGAATACCAATAACATCAGCACCGGAAGATCTGACAACATTCAATACAGAACTGTTGCTCGTCGTAAATAATTTATTAAAGGTCATTACCTTTATACTTGTTTGCGCTTCAATAACGCTAAAGAAACAGCATGCTATTAAGCTGCATAACAGGAACTTTTTTTTGTTTTTCATTTTACTATACTTAGGTTGGTTATAAACATAACAGTGCTTCTGTTATGCGGAAGTGAAATATTTTTTAAAGATCGTACCACAGCCATATCGCTAGTAAAATTTCCTGCTTATGCCTTAATAACTAATTCTCTAGAACAAGGAAATCATCTAGGTCATCAACTAAACAACTTCTGTTTTCTCAGTAACAAATCTACATTGAAGAAAAAATAGATAGAACAAGCATTCAATTAAGAAAAGTTTACACTATAGTTAAACTAACGTTAGAAATTTTCTACACACATTATTTCTTGACACTTGAAATAATGGCTTTATCCAGAATACAAACATACAGGAACCTACAGAAATTATTTTTGCATTAATCGATAGCACGTACTATCAGCTACAAATATTTACCAAAGACAGAAAAGAATATAAACAACAAGTAGTTATTTATACGAATCACATAAAGCAAATGATCTTAGACAACATATTTCTTTTCTGAGATAATTCCGCTAGTTGTAGAATTCGAATGGATTTACAGCTCTAAATAAAGAAGAGATTATGGAGGCTATTGAAAAATTAAAATGTGTTATAAATAGTAAGAAAACATACATTTTACATCATTTTCACCAATATTTCCTTCATCATTTTTGCTGCTAAAAAGGCTGTCATATTTTGAAAATCCCTAGTAGGATTATATTCTACAATATCCGCTCCAATAACTTCAGTTTCTATACTTTGTATTAAATCAATCACTTGTCGTGAAGATAATCCTCCAGGTTCATGATGCGACACTCCCGGAGCAAAAGCAGGATCAAACCCATCCATATCCAAAGAAATATATAATGGATTTTCAAATTTTGGTATCAATGACAGATCATATTCATTCATCTGATGAATCTCTACATTAAATTTTTTTGCTTGAGCTGCTTGATGGGGATTCAATGTTCTAATACCAACTTGTACTAACCTGGCAGCAAATCCGTTTTCCATAATTCTTGCAAAAGGACAGGCATGAGAATATGGATCACCTTCATACTCATGATACAGATCTGAATGCGCATCAATCTGTAAAATATCAAATTTCTTGTATGTATCCTGATATGCCTTAATAATAGGGAATATAATAGAGTGATCCCCTCCTAACGTAAAAATCTTTTTGTAGGAATCTAAATGTTTTTTTGTGATTTTTTCAATATCAAAGTACTCCTTTATTTCAAAATCACCTTTATCTACTATACTAGGAGTTTCAATACTAGTTCCATTTTCTGCACACAAATTAAGAGATCCACATTGTAAAGTTTCTCTAATAATAGGAGGTGCTAGTTTTGGACCTTTTTGAAATGAAGATTTATCATCAAACTGTATCCCTTGTATAGCAATTTTTTTCATCTTGATTATTTCTATTTTAAAACCAAATCATACTTCCTCAATAAACCAATGAGTCCAGCTTCAGAGAACTTAGCTTTCTTTAGCTTATTTCGAGTAGGATCTATATCAAAATTCACTGCTGTACTAAAGTCTACTTTTTCTGCATTGGTTTGTTCAAAAACAGCATTACTTAAATCACAATTTTCAAAACTGGATCCAGTTACTATAGCATCCGTAAAATCGGCTTCAACAAGTTTACAATCAACAAATCTTGTGTTTTTTAGTTGAAACCCATAAAAAGAAGCATAATCAAGTTTACAACCTTTAAAAGCTATAGAAAACATAAAGTTATTACAACTACTAAAATCTGCTCCTAATAACTTACAGTTTTCAAAAATACATTCGTCTCTAAACGCTGTTTGCTTCATCATTACCTTTGTAAAGTTACAATCTGTAAATGTGCATTCTAAAAATGTTATTACAGATATGTCTGCCTCCGTAAAATTACAATTAGTAAAACTACAATTATCGTACTCTACATTTGGTAATTTTTGACTGGAAAAGTTTTTATCTTGGAAATTTTCCTCGATGATTGGATGATCGTTCATGTATTATTATTGTAAGTTTAAATTTAAATAATTACTTTCAATGTAAAAGACTCTTTCTACTATTTTTATAAGCTTTACCAATTAATTTGAAGCCTCTTTCTAACTTATATGATAAAACTTTTAAACCAATCGATATCATTAAGATCATATTAAGATAAAATTCAAAAGAGGTTAACTTTTAACAATGTACATTTGTCCTGAAACACACAAACAATAGTATACTTTTCCTGTGAACAAAAAAAAGAAGAAAAAATATCGATGGTTAAAACTACTATCCAAAATAGCTACTAGCATCCTCTTTATATTTATTCTTTTAATTCTATTTATAAGAAGTCAATGGGGTCAAGACATTATTGTAGATAAATTAGTCTCTTACATATCGGATAAAACCGGAACTGTTGTCAATATCGACAAAGCCTACATTACATTTTCTGGAAATATTCTTTTAGAAGATGTTTACATAGAAGATCAAAAGCAAGACACACTGCTATTTTCTAAAAAATTAGAGGCTTCTATAGCACTAATGCCACTGATTAGAGGAAAAAGATACCATCTTAAGTCTTTAGACTGGACTGGTGTGAAAGCAAATATTGTCAAAACACAGGAAACTGCTTCGTTTAACTTTAATTTTATAGTCGAGGCTTTTACATCCAATAATGATTCCATATCACAACCAAAAGATTCCACACAAACTGTTCCTATAAAAATTGGAAATATTGCGTTAAGCGATTTTGATGTTATTTTTCTAGACGAAAATTCGGGAATCGATAGTAGTTTCAACCTAGGTACTCTAGAAGTAGCGGTAGAAGATTTTGACTTAGAGTCGATGTTTTTTGAAATCGATGAATTAGAATTCACGAATTCAATTATCAATTATAATCAAACGAAACCAATCATATCAGATACTATCACCAGTGACGATCCGCTGCCTGTTATAAAAATTAATGCTCTTAAAATTCAAGATGTAAAAACTAATTATAAGTCAATACCCGAAAAAAACACATTGATTTCAGATTTGAGCGAGTTAATAATCGAATCTGGTACTTTGGATCTGGAGAAACAAGATTTTCAAATCGACGTTTTAACACTCAATAATTCAAAAATTTCATATACAGATCTAAATAAAAGAGTAAATGATACTGTCTCTAAAGCTCCTATTACTTTTCAATGGCCTAAAATAAAAATGAAAGCTGATCTGCTATCCTTACAAAATAATTACATACAATATATAGCCAATCCTAATATTAAAAACACTTCAGGGTTTAATCCTAATCATATTGCACTAAAATCTTTAACACTGAAAGCCAGTGATTTAAAATTAATTCAAGAAACAGCTAATGTAGACCTAAACAAGCTATCTTTTCGTGATAGAAGTGGATTTATATTACACAACCTGTCTTCTAGTATTCGCATAAATAATACTTCAGGACTTGCTCTTAATGATTTAGTAATCAAAACTAATGAGAGTACTATAAAAGGTGGTATTAATCTAAATTATAATTCGCTTACTGAATTGATCAATACTCCGGAAAAAATAATAATGAATATCAATTTAAATACTATAAATGTTAGCCTTAAAGATTCTTATTATTTACAACCAGATATAGCTAATAATCCTTATATAGATTCTTTAGCTCAGAAAAACATTACAGGTTCCTTACAACTCGATGGAAAAATTTCAAACCTACATACCGAAGAAACTAATTTGAACTGGGGAGCATATACTAAAATTAAATTGAAAGGAGGAATAAAAAACCTTCTTACCGAAAAAGAGCTTTTTATTGATAGTCTGTATTATAATACCAGTACAATACGTGATGATATAAAGAACTTTATAAATGAATCAGAATTGGGGATAACCATACCGAAAAAGACTTCTATTATTGGTCAACTAGACGGTTCTCTTGAAAATATAAAAGGTAATGCCTCCTTAAATTCATCTATGGGCTCTATCTCAATAAAGGGTAACTACAAGAACAAAAATACCATCTCTATTGATGGAAACCTGGAGACATCTAAGTTTCAACTACAAAAACTATTAAACAATGAACAATTAGGATCCATTTCTATATCAGCAAAAGTTTCTGGTTCAGGAACTTCACTTAACACTTTGAATGCAACATTTATCTCTGATTTTGATCAATTAACCTACAATAAATATGATTTTTCCAATCTGGAATTGGATGGGCAAATTACTAAGGGAAAAGGTAACATCAATGCTCAATTCAAAGATGATAATTTAAATTTATTAATAGATACCAAGGTTGAACTAGACTCTGTATCTCCCAAAATTAATGGATTAGTAAATGTAAAAGGTGCAGATCTAAATGGTTTGGGAATCACTCAAGAACTTATAAAAACGCAGCTTAAACTATTTATAGATTTTGAAGGAAATACAGATAATTTTACATTCACCTCTAATGTCACTGATGCTTTAGTTGTAAAAGAAAATGAACCTTATTCTGTTAATGATATTAACATCAGTGCATCTAGTAATGAGTTACAAACAAAGGCATCTGTACATAGTAGATTTTTAGAAGCAAATTTATCCGCAGATGCTAACATTAGTAAAATAACTTCTTCTATACAGTCTCAGTTGAAAAGCTATATTTCTGCATCTGTGGTAAGAGATACCATTAGAAAACCGCTAGCTATGAAAATGCAGGTTACCTTAAGAGAAAAGCCTATACTTAGTGATGTTTTTCTTCCTGGAATTAAAAAAATGGACTCTATCACAGCTATTATAAACTTTATAGAGGAGAAAGAAAAGCTTACTGCCAGTATTAAAGTTCCTTCTATACAGTATGATAACAGTAGTATAGATAGCCTAAATCTTACGATTAATGGAGACAGAAAGGACTTAAACTTTTCACTTGGGTGGAAGAATATTTTATCCGATCCTATACACGTAAATAAAACTTCTATAGATGGAGTATTAAAAGATCAAACTTTATTACTTGATTTCGGTACAAATAATGAAACTGATGAGATCGCCCGACTACGATCTGAGTTACGTCTTAAAAATGATACCCTATATTATCGTATAAATCCAGCATCTGTAATTTTTGATAAAAATCCTTGGTCTATTTCCGAAAATAATCAAATCACCATAGCGAAAAACTACCTTTCTTTTAGAGATTTTCAATTATCACAAAACCAACAGCGATTAAAGATCAGCTCTAATGATCCTGCAATTGACAAAGAGCATATCAATATTGAATTCCAACAATTTTATCTATCAACTTTTACTTCTATTTTAAGTAATGATGAAATACTAGCGAATGGTTTGGTTAATGGAGAATTGACTATCGAAAAGCCATTTGATGAAACAGGGTTGATTGCAGATATAGCCATTGATAATTTAGAAGTTACAGAAATCCCCTTGGGCGATCTTACATTAAATGCTACATCAAAAAGTTTCAAAAATTATGATTTAGCATTGAAACTAAATGGTGAAAATGCTAAACTACGTCTAGATGGAGATTACAAAGCTTCTGATAAGGGAGCCAATATAAACCTGGATTTCAATCTAGAAGAATTAAATATAAAGGTTGTAGAAAAATTTATAGATGATCAAATTTCTGATACCAGAGGTAAAATTACAGGAAACGCTAAGATTACGGGAACTACTCAAGATCCTGAGTATGATGGAATATTTCATTTCGAAAAAACCAGTTTATTAGTTAATGCACTAAACACTAGGTTTACATTAGCAGAAGAAAATATTCAAATAGATAATTCAGGATTATTTTTAAATGATTTCACGATTGCTGATGAAAATAAAAACACATTTTCTCTTAATGGAAAAATAGAAACAGAAACTCTTAATAACCCTACTTTTGATTTAAAATTGCAAACTAAAAACTTTCAAATATTAAATGCTACCAGAGAGGATAATGATCTGTTTTATGGTAAAGTAAAAATAACCGCAGATTTAGATATTAATGGTGACCTAAATGTTCCAAAAATTAGAGGTAATCTGGCCATAGATGAGGGATCAGATTTTACCTTAATAATTCCAGAATCCGAACTCGATATAAAAGAAAGAGAAGGAATAGTCGTTTTTGTCAACCGAGAAAATCCTGATGCCATTATTACCCGTGTAGAAGAAGATCAATTCTCTACTGCCTTATTAAGAGGGTATGATGTTAATACTAGATTAAAAATTGATAAAGGATCTGTTTTTAAAATAATCATTGATGAACGTAGCAAGGACAACTTCCAGATTTCAGGTAAAGGTGAATTCAAATTTGGTATGGAACCAAACGGCAGAACAACCTTATCTGGACGCTATGATATAAGCGATGGACATTATGAAGTTAGTTTATATAATATTGTAAAAAGGCGATTTAAAATTGCACCTGGCGGTTCTATCACCTGGCTCGGTGATCCATTAGATGCTAAATTAGATGTAACTGCTATTTATGAAGTAGAAACGTCTGCCTCTTCTTTAATGTCTGCTAAAACATCCGGAGAATCCGCTGGGGTGGTAAATCAGTTTAGACAAAAACTTCCGTTTCTGGTATATCTCAATGTAGATGGAGAGCTCCTAGAACCAGCAATTTCTTTTCAACTAGACATGCCAGAAGAAGAACAAGGATCCTTAGGAGGAGAAGTTTATGGACAAGTACAACAACTTAATAATCAAGAAGAAGAACTAAATAAGCAAGTTTTTTCACTTTTAGTCTTAAATAGATTTTTTCCTCAATCCGGAAGTGACGGTAGCAACGGAGGTGCGGTTTCTATTGCCAGAGACAATGTAAATAAAGTATTATCAGGGCAACTCAATAACTTTTCAGATAAATTGATCGGGGATACCGGAATAGAGTTAGGATTTGGTCTTAATAGTTTTACAGATTATCAAGGAGATTCTGCTCAAAATAGAACTCAATTAGAAATTAGTGCACAAAAACGATTATTTAACGACAGATTGATCGTGCAAGTAGGAAGTGATGTAGATATCGAAGGTAGCAGTCAAAATAGTGAAGAAAGTACTCCTGTAATCGGCAATGTAAGTTTAGAATATCTATTATCGAAAAACGGTAGATATCGTCTCAAAGGTTTTAGAAAAAATGAGTTCGAAAGTGTAATTGACGGTCAATTAGTTGTCACAGGAATCGCACTAATTTTCAACAGAGAATTTAACAAATTTAAAGAGTTGTTTTCTAAATCTGTGGCAAAAGAAATTGACAATCAAAAAACTACAAACAAAAAGAAAAATTAAAATTGAATAAGAATATACTATATATAATCGTCTCGATCATTCTTTTATATTCCTGCGGAGTAAAAAGGTTTATTCCTGAAGATGAAGTTCTATATACCGGTGCATCCATTACACTACAATCTGAAGAAGAGATCAAGAATCTTAAAGCTATTGAAGAACAGTTAGAATTAGTTTTGCGACCAAAACCAAATACTAAAATTTTAGGTATCAAACTCGGATTGTATGCGTACTACAAAAATCAAAAAGAAAATCCAGGATTTATCAATAAATTCTTATTTAAAAATTTCGGAGAAAAACCCGTCTATCTTTCTGATGTGGATATATCAAAAGTGACCGAATTAATTGGCAATCGATTAGAAAATAGAGGTTTTTTCAGAAGTTATATCGATTCAGAAGTTACTACTGATACTATCAAATCATTTATAAAGTATACTGCAGAAATTAAAAAACCATATCTATTACAAACCTATCAACTAGATTCTATAAAGTATCCTATTGGTAAAGATATTAAAGCATTAGTAGCTAGCAGCCCAATTAAAAAAGAAGATCGTTTTGATCTTGCTCTGTTTGAGTTAGAAAGAGAACGAATTGATAAATCGTTAAAATCAAAAGGATATTACAACTTCAATGCTGATTTCTTGATTTTTGAAGCAGATACTAATCAATATAAAAATAAACGTTTTGATTTGTTTTTAAGATTAAAAAAAGAAGTGCCCGAAAAATCTTTGGTGCCATATAAAATTAATAAAATCAATGTTTTTCCAAACTATTCTATAGAAACAGATAGTATTGTTAAGGATACTGTGACATACTCTGATATTAATTTTATTCAGAATAAAGAATATTTCAAACCCAAAAGACTGGAACCCTACATTCTATTTGAAAAAGGACAATTATACAACCCCACTATTTCTAAAAGGACTAGTAATCGTTTATCATCTATTGGAACCTATAAATTTGTAAACATTGAATATAATGTTCTTGATACTGGTACGAATGGTGTCGGAACGGGTGATTTAACAGCTAATATATATTTATCCCCCTTAAACAAACGAGCTATCAGAGCAGAATTACAAGCTGTTTCTAAATCAAATAATTTCACAGGACCTAACCTTCTACTCACATACGCTAACAGAAACCTTTTCAGTGGAGGAGAAACTTTAAATATAACGGCATCTCTAGGATACGAAACTCAATTATCAGGATCAGAAAATCAAGGTCTTAGCAGTACACAAATTGGATTGAAATCGGACCTTATATTTCCGAGGTTGTTATTTCCTATCCGGATTATGGATCGATTCAAATATGCTGTTCCTAAGACAATAATTAGCACAGGATTCGAATATCTTAACAGAAGCAAATTATACAGCCTAAATTCAGTAAATGCCAGCTTCGGATATAGCTGGAACGCCAATCGTTTTGTGAATCATGAACTGAATCCAATAAGTATTAACTATGTAAATCTTTCTAACACGACACAAGAATTTGAAGATATCCTAGATGAAAATCCTTTCTTAAAAAGTAGTTTTGATCAACAGTTTATAGCAGGACTCACCTACTCGTTTACATATAATGAGCTTAATGATAGTTCTATTAGTAATGCTATTTATTTTAATGCCAATTTTGATATTGCAGGAAACACTATTAGCCTTTTTGGCAAAAGTGAAGAAGAAACAGAATCTGGTTCATTTTTGGGCTTAGAATACGCACAATACGTTAAAGCTGATATAGATTTTAGATATCATTTTAGTTTAGGGAACGATCAAAAACTGGTAGCTCGTTTATTCGGTGGATGGGGATTAGCGTATGGTAATTCTACTACATTACCTTTTTCGAAACAATATTTCGCAGGAGGACCTTTTAGTGTAAGAGCTTTTAGAATACGATCACTTGGCCCCGGAACCTATAGACCTAATGATCAAGATTCCGGATCCTTTTTTGATAGATCAGGGGACATCCGATTAGAGGCGAATTTAGAATACAGATTTCCTATAATTCCTTATCTAAAAGGTGCTGTTTTTGCAGATGCAGGAAATGTATGGCTAATGAAAGAAAATGATGCACTATCCGGAGGTAAATTTTCATCAAACTTTCTAAACGAATTAGGTATTGGAGCAGGTGTTGGCTTGCGGGTAGATATCCAAAATTTTGTAATCCGATTTGATCTGGCGGCTCCATTAAATGATCCTTCAGAGGAAGAACAAAGTTTTAATTTTGATATTGCTAACCCTATATTAAATTTTGCAATAGGATATCCTTTCTAATCCAAATTATTCTTGAATCCTCCAAGGTGGATTCTTTCTATTGTCTCCAGCAAAATACAAAATGATTTGATTTCCATCAGGATCTTTAAGCCTTGCTTCTCTCCACAACCAGCTTTGATCGATTGGCAATTGATCAAAATCCACTCCATCTTCAATTAATCGTTCTACTTCCTGATCTAATTGTGTGGTTTCAAAATATACATAAACACCATCACCTTCTGGCAATTCTTCAACCTGATGAATAGAAAAAGTAGCATCTCCTTCTTTACATTCGAAACGTGCATAATGAGGCAACGCTTTTACAATCAATCGCAAACCTAGTTTCTCATAGAAAGAAATAGATTGTGCAACATCTATAGAAGGGACAGTAATTTGATTTAGGTTCATTGCTTATTTCTTTTACATTGTCATCACGTTGTAGAACGGGGTTCAGTATTACTCAATAACTAAGATTTACAGTTCAAAAACCAAAATTTCATTTAATTCAGCGCTTTATGGATTCCAGCCTACGCTAGAATGACAGTTCACTGTAACTTACAACATTATTCGAAACTCGTAATTCTTAATTCGTACATCAAAGAATTACAACTTTCTTCTTCTTCTTTCCTTAGATAATAAATCTAGTTCTCTCGTAGTTTGACCAGCTACCGAAGTATTTTCTTCTGCTCTACGTATCAGATAAGGCATAACATCCTTCACAGGACCAAAAGGAAGGTATTTCGCTACATTATAGCCTTCTGCCGCGAGATTAAAACTTATGTGATCACTCATTCCATATAATTGTCCTAACCACACTCTATGATCACTCTTAATTACTTGTTGTTTTCTCATCAATTCGATCGCTTTATAACAGCTCTCTTCATTATGAGTTCCTATAAATACAGAAATATCATCCAGGTTTTGTAATATATACTCCAGAGTAGTATTAAAATTAAGATCTGTAGCTGCTTTACTTTCGCAAATTGGTGTTGGGTATCCTTTTTCTTCCGCGCGATCATTTTCTTTTTCCATATACGCGCCTCGCACGATCTTCATTCCGATCTTAAAACCTGACTCCTTAGCTTGCTGTTGTAATTTCTTTAGGTATTCAAATCTGTCGTGTCTATACAGCTGTAGTGTGTTATATACAATTGCTTTCTCTTTATTATATTTTGCCATCATTTTAGCTACCAACTCATCAGCGGCATCCTGCATCCAGCTTTCCTCTCCATCGATCAATAAAGGAACATCACATTCATAGGCCTTTTTACATACTTGATCAAAACGATCCTCTATCCTGCTCCATTCTTTTTCCTCATCACTAGATAATGGTATTCCTTCTGTTTTCTTTTGCCAAAGCAAAAATCTTCCAAAACCAGTTGGTTTAAAAACCGCAAAAGGAATTGCTTCTTTTTGATCAACAAAGTCCAGAATTTTCATTATTTTATGTAATACGTGATCAAATTGTTCTTCTTCTTCTTTGCCTTCTACGGAATAATCTAACACAGAAGAAACTCGACCTTTGGCATACATTTTATCTACTACTTGCAAGCAATCCTCTTCATCCACACCTCCACAAAAATGGTCAAAAACCGTTGCTCTAATCAAACCCTGAACTGGCAAATGCGCTTTTAATGCAAAATTAGTAACCGCAGTACCAATACGAACAAGAGGTTCATTGGCGATCATTTTAAAAAGAAAATATGCTCTTTCGAGTTCAGAATCACTTTTTAAAGTAAAAGCAGTTTCTGTATTATCAAACAAAGTATGTTCCTTCATTAAGCTCAAATTTTAAAGATTCGTAACAATTATGGTAAATTCACTAAAATAATGATAGTTTTATCACCTACTACCTATTTGTTTTAAGATATCTACAAATATAGAACTTGGAAGTTTATTTTATTACAAATTCTGCTTAATTTCACCGCCTGTTAAAACACCTTTTATGAAGCCTATTGTTTCTAAAGATTCTATCGTATATTTTAACGAAGAATGTTATACCGCTCTTAATGCTTATCTAGAAAAAGCTAATCATTCTAAAATTTTTATTCTAGTAGATAGCAATACCTATGAAAACTGTTATGCTCATTTTATGAGTAAAATAGAAAAAGAATATGAGATTGAAGTTCTAGAAGTAGAACCAGGAGAAATTAATAAAAATATCGATACCTGCAGTAGTATCTGGAGTGTACTGGCAGAATATGGAGCAGACAGAAAAAGTTTGCTCATCAATCTTGGTGGTGGCGTTGTAACCGATCTAGGTGGTTTTATTGCCTGTACCTATAAACGTGGTATTAGTTACATCAATGTCCCTACTTCTTTATTAGCGATGGTGGATGCTTCTGTTGGTGGAAAAACGGGTGTAGATCTTGGTAACTTAAAAAACATGGTAGGTGTGATCAGTGAATCCGAAATGGTACTGGTTGATACTGAATTTTTGGGAACCCTACCGGTCAATCAAATGTGCAGTGGTTTTGCAGAAATGCTAAAGCACGGATTGATCCAAGATAGAGGATATTGGGAAAAAATGAGTGACCTATCTAAACTGACTACTGATGATC
Coding sequences:
- a CDS encoding proline dehydrogenase family protein, whose protein sequence is MKEHTLFDNTETAFTLKSDSELERAYFLFKMIANEPLVRIGTAVTNFALKAHLPVQGLIRATVFDHFCGGVDEEDCLQVVDKMYAKGRVSSVLDYSVEGKEEEEQFDHVLHKIMKILDFVDQKEAIPFAVFKPTGFGRFLLWQKKTEGIPLSSDEEKEWSRIEDRFDQVCKKAYECDVPLLIDGEESWMQDAADELVAKMMAKYNKEKAIVYNTLQLYRHDRFEYLKKLQQQAKESGFKIGMKIVRGAYMEKENDRAEEKGYPTPICESKAATDLNFNTTLEYILQNLDDISVFIGTHNEESCYKAIELMRKQQVIKSDHRVWLGQLYGMSDHISFNLAAEGYNVAKYLPFGPVKDVMPYLIRRAEENTSVAGQTTRELDLLSKERRRRKL
- the aroB gene encoding 3-dehydroquinate synthase, which translates into the protein MKPIVSKDSIVYFNEECYTALNAYLEKANHSKIFILVDSNTYENCYAHFMSKIEKEYEIEVLEVEPGEINKNIDTCSSIWSVLAEYGADRKSLLINLGGGVVTDLGGFIACTYKRGISYINVPTSLLAMVDASVGGKTGVDLGNLKNMVGVISESEMVLVDTEFLGTLPVNQMCSGFAEMLKHGLIQDRGYWEKMSDLSKLTTDDLDQLIYDSVVIKNKIVFEDPTEQNIRKYLNFGHTLGHAIESFYLTHPEKPELLHGEAIAIGMILEGFISAAQLSLKEEELIIISKVILATFPKVDIDPNDYKTIMELLVHDKKNEKGNIYFVLLTSIGEAKYNCIVPDDLIMDAFEYYTSL